A stretch of DNA from Allomeiothermus silvanus DSM 9946:
GGTCAGGCGCGTCGGTCAGGAGGTGCCCATGCTGCCGGGGCGCGACCACTGGTACCACGAGCTGATGGCGAGTGCCTCCGACCGCTGCGAGGCTGAGCCATTAGACAGCGAGCATCCCCTGTTTATCCTCTACACCTCGGGCTCCACCGGCAAGCCCAAGGGGGTAATGCACACTACCGCTGGGTACATGGCCTATGTGGCCCTCACCGCCCGCTACGTCTTCGACCTCAAAGAGACCGACACCTACTTCTGCACCGCTGACGTGGGCTGGGTTACTGGGCACAGCTACGTGGTATATGGGCTCCTGCTGAACGGGGCCACCACGCTGATGTACGAGGGGGCCCCCAACTGGCCCGATGAAGGGCGGATCTGGAACATCATCGACAAATACGGGGTGAGCATCCTCTACACCGCTCCCACCGCCATCCGGGCGTTCATGAAATGGGGAGAGCAGTGGCCGCTCAAATATCGGCTCTCGAGCCTGCGCCTGCTGGGCTCGGTGGGTGAACCCATCAACCCCGAGGCCTGGCTGTGGTACTACCACGTGATCGGCAAAGGTCGCTGCCCCATCGTGGATACTTGGTGGCAGACCGAGACCGGGGGGATCATGATCACCACCCTGCCGGGGGTGCATCCGATGAAACCCGGTCATGCCGGAAAGCCTTTCTTCGGGGTCGAGCCGGATATCGTGGACACCAGTGGAAAAACGATCACCGGCGCCGACGAGGGTGGCCACCTGATTATCAAGCGCCCTTGGCCGTCCATGCTGCGCACCGTGTGGGGCGATCCCGAGCGCTACGAGCGGCAGTACTGGAGCCAGTACCCCGGCAACTACTTCACGGGTGATGGGGCCAGGCGCGATTCGGACGGTTACTACTTGATTATGGGCCGGGTAGATGACGTGCTCAACGTCTCCGGGCACCGTCTGGGCACTATGGAGGTGGAAAGCGCCCTGGTCTCGCACCCGGCAGTAGCCGAAGCCGCGGTGGTGGGCCGCCCCGACCCCATTAAGGGAGAAGGAATTGTAGCCTTTGTGACCCTAAAGGCTGGGTATACTCCCTCGGACGCGCTGAGCGCAGAACTCAAGGCCCACGTGGTCAAGGCTATTGGAGCCATCGCCCGTCCGGACGAGATTCGCTTCACCGAGGCTATGCCCAAGACCCGCTCGGGGAAGATCATGCGCCGGCTATTGCGGCAGATTGCCGCAGGAGAATCGGAGATCAAGGGCGACACCTCCACCCTCGAGGACCGTAGCGTGGTGGAGCGGCTTAAAGCCGCCCAGTAGGGAAACTGTGTAGATTCGTAACCGCGGTGCCTTTTGCCCCCCGTATTTGATAGCGTATTATCAGGTGGTATGGTGGCCCCAGCGGTTCAGGTGCAAGACCTCAGCGTGCGCTTTGGTGATTTTCAAGCGCTCCAAGACGTAAGCTTTGTGGCCCCCCAGGGCTCCTTCGTGGCTATCGTGGGGCCTAACGGGGCCGGAAAGAGCACCCTGTTGCGGGTGCTGTTGGGCCTGGTTCAACCCGAACAAGGCAGTTTCCAGCTTTTCGGTAGGCCGCTTGCCGCCCTGCCGCCGGAGCAGGTGGGATACGTGCCCCAGGTCAAGGGCTTCGACCGCAGCTTTCCCGCTTTAGCCCTCGAGCTGGTAGTTTCGGGAATTCGCCGGGCTTGGCCGTTTCGGGTCACCGCCCCAGAGCAGAAGCGTGCCCGAGAAGCGCTCGAGCAGGTGGGAGCTTCTCGGTTGGAGAGCCGCTCGCTGGGGCGGCTCTCGGGGGGCGAACTGCAAAGGGTCTACTTGGCCCGCGCGTTGGTGCACCAACCCAGGTTACTCCTGCTGGATGAGCCCGCAACGGGCGTGGACGCGGTAGGGGAGGCCGACCTCTACCGCCACCTCGAGGCCTACCAGAAGCGCTCGGGGGCTACCATCCTGATGATCACCCACGACTGGGAGGCCGCCAACCACCATGCTACGCACGTACTGCTGCTCAACCGCCGGGTGATTGACTTCGGCCCACCCCAGCGGGTGCTCGGCCCGGAGTGTCTGAGCCGGGCCTTCGGTCACGTGGGCCATGCCCACCTGAACGAGGCCATCCAGCCACGCATTCCCTGATATGCTCGAGGCCCTCTCTTTCCCTTTCTTTCAGCGCGCCCTGCTGGCCGGGGTGCTGGTGGGGGCTTTTATCAGCTATTACGCCCCCTTCGTGGTGCAGCGCAAGCTCTCCTTCCTCTCGCACGGATTGGCCCACGCGGCCTTCGGGGGGGTGGCGATTGCCCTTTTCTTCAATACCGAGCCGCTATGGGTGGCGCTGCCGTTTACCGTGCTGGTAGCTTTGGGGATCACCTGGGTGCGCTCGAGGACGGGTCTCGGCGAGGACTCGGCCATCGGGATTTTTCTGGCCCTGGCTCTGGCCTTTGGCATCCTGATCCTCTCCTTCCGGACCAGCTACGCCGCCGAGGCCCTTTCGTATCTCTTCGGCTCGCTGCTCACCGTCACCCCTACCGACCTCTGGATCTCGCTAGCGGTCCTGGTGCTGACCCTAGCCCTGCTTCCTTTGTGGGGCCGCTGGGCCTATGCCACCTTCGATCGCGACCTAGCCCTAGCCGACCGCCGCCGAGTGCTGACCCAAGACTACCTCCTCTCGGCGCTGGTCGCAGTAGCCACCGTGGTAGCGGTAAAGGTGGTGGGGGCGTTGTTGGTGGGGGCTTTTTTGGTGATCCCAGCGGCTACCGCTCGGTTGTGGAGTCGCACTTTTAGCACTATGACGCTACTCTCGGTCGTGCTGGGAATTACCACGGCGCTGGTCGGTCTGATCTTGTCCTACCAGTTTAATGTCCCTAGCGGGGCCAGCATCGTGCTCCTACAAGCCGCGATCTTTGCCTTGGCCTTCAGCACCGGGCGGCGCGAACCAGCGGGGTAGTCCGGCGGAGCAAATATACAATTGTCAGGTGGTTTATAGGGGATTATAGTAGGGCTATGTGGGTCTCTACCAAATCCCAGTATGGCCTGCGGGCGCTCGTAGAGATTGGCCTGCGGGCCCCGGAGGCGGTTCCGCTCAAAGATGTGGC
This window harbors:
- the acs gene encoding acetate--CoA ligase; this encodes MDQSADRIEAVLKEERVFYPSEDFKRSALLAKPEEYQALYEESLRDPEGFWGRFAGEFHWFEPWKKVLEWNVPYAKWFVGGKTNLTYNALDRHLASRRNKAAIVFEGEPGDSRVLTYHDLHREVSKFANVLKGLGVNKGDRVTIYLPMIPEAAIAMLACARIGAIHSVVFGGFSASALAERINDAQSAVLVTADGGWRRGSVVPLKANADEALASTESVRHVVVVRRVGQEVPMLPGRDHWYHELMASASDRCEAEPLDSEHPLFILYTSGSTGKPKGVMHTTAGYMAYVALTARYVFDLKETDTYFCTADVGWVTGHSYVVYGLLLNGATTLMYEGAPNWPDEGRIWNIIDKYGVSILYTAPTAIRAFMKWGEQWPLKYRLSSLRLLGSVGEPINPEAWLWYYHVIGKGRCPIVDTWWQTETGGIMITTLPGVHPMKPGHAGKPFFGVEPDIVDTSGKTITGADEGGHLIIKRPWPSMLRTVWGDPERYERQYWSQYPGNYFTGDGARRDSDGYYLIMGRVDDVLNVSGHRLGTMEVESALVSHPAVAEAAVVGRPDPIKGEGIVAFVTLKAGYTPSDALSAELKAHVVKAIGAIARPDEIRFTEAMPKTRSGKIMRRLLRQIAAGESEIKGDTSTLEDRSVVERLKAAQ
- a CDS encoding metal ABC transporter ATP-binding protein, whose product is MVAPAVQVQDLSVRFGDFQALQDVSFVAPQGSFVAIVGPNGAGKSTLLRVLLGLVQPEQGSFQLFGRPLAALPPEQVGYVPQVKGFDRSFPALALELVVSGIRRAWPFRVTAPEQKRAREALEQVGASRLESRSLGRLSGGELQRVYLARALVHQPRLLLLDEPATGVDAVGEADLYRHLEAYQKRSGATILMITHDWEAANHHATHVLLLNRRVIDFGPPQRVLGPECLSRAFGHVGHAHLNEAIQPRIP
- a CDS encoding metal ABC transporter permease, whose product is MLEALSFPFFQRALLAGVLVGAFISYYAPFVVQRKLSFLSHGLAHAAFGGVAIALFFNTEPLWVALPFTVLVALGITWVRSRTGLGEDSAIGIFLALALAFGILILSFRTSYAAEALSYLFGSLLTVTPTDLWISLAVLVLTLALLPLWGRWAYATFDRDLALADRRRVLTQDYLLSALVAVATVVAVKVVGALLVGAFLVIPAATARLWSRTFSTMTLLSVVLGITTALVGLILSYQFNVPSGASIVLLQAAIFALAFSTGRREPAG